One part of the Bacteroidia bacterium genome encodes these proteins:
- a CDS encoding SIMPL domain-containing protein, which produces MKNFLIAFGILFSFILLPAQNSGNINYQSSNNINQSIRLPDNNIGSNFGNRYELIAQSKGLYNLKADHYVAIFNIVQIAKGAEEVNQLMDSRIEKVAEQVKALSDTRMHVDMLSFVPVYEYEVEKKVFSKKTYNEIPTGFELKKNLHIEYQDPEVLNKLISICAGAEIYDMVRVDYLSLEMEKARKELRAKAKKEILEKMSFQADLLGIKIDTLEKEFAENFRVIYPVEAYRSYQAFSSPTLYLTKNAQVNHQAKSRTLYYQPIMDKEFDFVFNPIMVEPNIQILYELKVKVHRLPKAAPQVREIVKKEREYYLLNPNGEIKSVQLQP; this is translated from the coding sequence ATGAAAAATTTCCTCATTGCTTTTGGTATTCTCTTTTCCTTCATATTGCTCCCTGCTCAGAATTCCGGCAATATCAATTACCAGAGCAGTAATAATATCAATCAGAGCATCCGGCTTCCAGACAACAACATAGGAAGCAATTTTGGCAATCGATATGAATTGATTGCTCAAAGCAAGGGTCTCTATAATCTAAAGGCTGATCATTACGTAGCCATTTTCAATATCGTTCAGATTGCAAAAGGAGCCGAAGAAGTCAATCAGTTGATGGATAGCCGAATTGAAAAAGTAGCTGAGCAAGTAAAGGCACTTTCAGATACCCGTATGCATGTCGATATGCTTTCTTTTGTACCCGTATATGAATATGAAGTAGAAAAGAAAGTATTTAGCAAAAAGACCTACAATGAAATCCCAACGGGTTTCGAACTCAAGAAAAACCTTCATATCGAATACCAGGATCCAGAGGTACTAAATAAACTGATCAGTATTTGTGCAGGGGCCGAGATTTATGATATGGTGCGGGTGGATTATCTATCTCTGGAAATGGAAAAGGCCCGCAAAGAGCTTCGAGCCAAAGCAAAGAAGGAGATTTTGGAGAAAATGAGTTTTCAAGCTGATTTGCTAGGGATAAAGATCGACACCCTGGAAAAAGAGTTCGCAGAGAACTTCCGTGTCATTTATCCAGTAGAAGCCTATCGTTCCTACCAGGCTTTTTCAAGCCCCACCCTTTACCTCACCAAAAATGCCCAGGTAAACCATCAGGCAAAATCCCGAACGCTCTACTACCAACCGATTATGGACAAGGAATTTGACTTTGTTTTCAACCCCATAATGGTCGAACCCAATATCCAAATCCTCTACGAATTGAAGGTGAAAGTTCATCGCCTCCCTAAAGCAGCTCCACAGGTTCGGGAGATCGTCAAAAAGGAGAGAGAGTATTATCTACTCAATCCCAATGGAGAAATCAAGTCAGTACAGTTACAACCTTAG
- a CDS encoding sterol desaturase family protein: protein METQMAAYAQVLLFAIPVLYFFIILESIYSWKKGTQAFRSFDTIASISAGITNSLKSVLGLTFFVIGYDVLLEHLAVVQLEINWLLYVLAFLALDFATYWSHRLMHEVNFFWNKHVVHHASEEYNLSVALRQPISEIVSIFFFFMFPAALLGVPSEVIAVLTPLHFLLQFWIHTAHIGKLGILEYILVTPSQHRVHHALNDIYLDKNLSGVFCIWDRLFGTFQEELEEEPPVYGSKRQVNSWNPVRLNFSHLSLMIKDAWHCKSYRDKLRIWFMPTGWRPRDVAEKFPVRSANQHSLEKYDTDLFTGLKAWAWLQCIMANLMLVHLLFFYAEIGFPNLLLYGGFIFLGIYSYSSLMDLEKTSIWAEVVRFIFGMGLLFYFGEWFQIPELNLFMLMYLLISLLLHIHFVIKEIPILKVVKHWGKGMPGVHT from the coding sequence ATGGAAACACAAATGGCGGCATACGCCCAGGTATTATTATTTGCCATCCCTGTCCTTTACTTCTTCATCATTCTGGAAAGCATTTACTCCTGGAAAAAAGGAACCCAGGCATTCAGAAGTTTTGATACCATCGCCAGCATTAGCGCCGGTATCACCAATAGCCTGAAGAGCGTTTTGGGCCTCACCTTTTTTGTCATTGGATACGATGTACTGCTGGAACATCTGGCGGTAGTACAATTGGAAATCAATTGGCTGCTTTATGTCCTGGCCTTTCTCGCCCTCGACTTTGCAACTTACTGGAGTCACAGACTGATGCATGAAGTCAATTTCTTCTGGAACAAACATGTCGTTCATCATGCCAGCGAAGAGTACAACCTATCCGTAGCCCTCCGTCAGCCGATCTCTGAAATTGTGAGCATATTTTTCTTCTTTATGTTCCCTGCAGCTTTACTAGGAGTTCCCAGTGAAGTGATCGCTGTACTGACACCATTGCATTTTCTCTTGCAGTTCTGGATTCACACGGCTCATATTGGAAAACTCGGGATTCTGGAATATATCCTTGTTACTCCCTCCCAACATAGGGTTCATCATGCCCTTAATGATATCTATCTGGACAAAAACCTTTCCGGCGTCTTTTGCATCTGGGATCGTCTGTTTGGAACCTTTCAGGAAGAACTGGAGGAAGAGCCACCCGTTTATGGCAGCAAGAGGCAGGTCAATAGCTGGAATCCAGTTAGACTCAATTTCTCTCACCTCAGTCTCATGATAAAGGATGCATGGCATTGCAAAAGTTACCGGGACAAGCTCAGGATTTGGTTTATGCCAACGGGATGGAGACCGAGAGATGTGGCAGAAAAATTTCCGGTAAGGTCTGCAAATCAGCATAGCCTGGAGAAATATGATACCGATCTTTTTACGGGCTTAAAAGCCTGGGCCTGGTTGCAATGCATCATGGCCAATCTTATGCTCGTCCATCTGCTGTTCTTCTACGCAGAAATCGGTTTCCCCAATCTTTTGCTTTATGGAGGTTTTATCTTTTTAGGGATCTACAGCTATTCAAGTTTGATGGATCTGGAAAAAACTTCGATCTGGGCAGAGGTAGTTCGATTTATCTTTGGCATGGGACTTCTTTTTTATTTCGGGGAATGGTTCCAGATTCCGGAACTCAATCTCTTTATGCTCATGTATTTATTGATTTCTCTTTTGCTCCACATTCATTTTGTCATAAAGGAAATTCCAATTTTGAAGGTAGTAAAGCATTGGGGAAAAGGGATGCCGGGGGTTCATACTTAA